Proteins from a genomic interval of Arachis hypogaea cultivar Tifrunner chromosome 10, arahy.Tifrunner.gnm2.J5K5, whole genome shotgun sequence:
- the LOC112714525 gene encoding DNA repair RAD52-like protein 2, chloroplastic, with product MGFAITPTTNAIPACSSSSFNAVNRTTTPNSASVTLTDRWRTRIKRTALPLVVCAVERSNTNGSNSSSSSSSDGGGKTKKGGGVPNSNYVVPLETTFPLTNSLARPLAEILRDLNKRIPENIVKPHDRDPTLIPWYHANRMLSFYAPGWCGEIRDVIFSDNGSVTVVYRVTVRGSDGEAHREATGTVSPSDGHIGDAVAAAEEIAFCKACARFGLGLYLYHEDQLASI from the exons ATGGGTTTCGCCATCACCCCCACCACTAATGCAATCCCTGCctgttcatcatcatcattcaacgCCGTTAACAGAACCACAACCCCTAATTCCGCTTCAGTTACACTAACAGATCGCTGGAGGACGAGAATCAAGAGGACTGCATTGCCCCTTGTGGTGTGCGCCGTCGAACGGAGCAACACCAACGgcagcaacagcagcagcagcagcagcagtgaCGGCGGCGGAAAGACCAAGAAAGGAGGAGGTGTCCCTAATTCGAACTACGTTGTTCCCCTGGAAACCACGTTCCCTCTCACGAACTCGCTGGCTCGCCCTCTCGCCGAGATTCtcagagacctcaacaagagaATCCCGGAGAATATCGTCAAACCTCACGATCGCGATCCAACGCTAATCCCGTG GTATCATGCTAATAGGATGTTAAGCTTCTATGCTCCAG GATGGTGTGGCGAGATACGTGATGTCATATTCTCTGACAATGGCAGTGTTACTGTGGTTTATCGCGTTACTGTGAGAGGATCTGATGGAGAG GCACATCGTGAGGCAACTGGGACAGTGTCACCAAGTGATGGCCACATTGGCGATGCAGTTGCAGCAGCTGAGGAAATTGCTTTCTGCAAAGCTTGCGCCCGGTTTGGTCTTGGCCTGTATTTGTATCACGAAGATCAACTAGCCAGTATTTAA
- the LOC112714524 gene encoding trans-resveratrol di-O-methyltransferase, translated as MEMKQMQSAEELFQAQSHLYSYTYHFIGSMCLKSAVHLGIPDIIHKHGQPITLNELVLALQIDPNKSGYVYRLMRFLVHSGFFVTTKIDGGKEEEEEEIMGYDLTPSSRLLLKDTVPTLSPFVQAMFHPAILHPPEFLAEWFHTNEPTPFHTAHGKSFWDYLSQNQEFNGLFNEAMISDSGMMNLVIKDCKPVFEGMSLLVDVGGGKGAVARLLSESLPHLQCIVLDLPHVVENSQDCNNLKFVGGDMFQSIPSADAILLKLVLHAYSDEDCIKVLKKCREAISSKGKEGKVIIIDIVINEKNDKRELTESKLLFDLLMMSVVTGKEREEKEWKKLFLEAGFSHYKITPIFGMRSLIEVYP; from the exons ATGGAGATGAAACAAATGCAGAGTGCTGAAGAGTTGTTTCAAGCTCAATCCCATTTATACAGCTATACATACCATTTCATTGGGTCTATGTGCCTCAAAAGTGCAGTTCATTTGGGAATACCAGACATAATCCACAAGCATGGTCAACCCATTACACTTAATGAGTTGGTCTTGGCACTTCAAATTGACCCTAACAAATCCGGATATGTGTATAGGCTCATGCGGTTCTTGGTGCATTCTGGATTCTTTGTTACAACCAAGATTGATggtggaaaagaagaagaagaagaagaaataatggGGTATGATCTTACACCTTCCTCAAGGCTCCTCCTCAAAGACACTGTCCCAACTCTCTCTCCTTTTGTTCAAGCAATGTTTCATCCTGCTATACTTCACCCTCCTGAGTTCTTGGCAGAATGGTTCCACACAAATGAACCTACACCCTTTCACACTGCACATGGCAAAAGCTTTTGGGACTATTTAAGCCAAAACCAAGAGTTTAATGGCCTCTTCAATGAAGCAATGATCAGTGATTCTGGAATGATGAATTTGGTGATCAAAGATTGCAAGCCTGTTTTTGAGGGGATGAGTTTATTGGTTGATGTTGGCGGCGGAAAAGGCGCCGTGGCTAGGTTGCTTTCTGAATCTCTGCCTCATTTGCAATGCATAGTACTTGATCTTCCACACGTTGTTGAAAATTCACAAGATTGCAATAACTTGAAATTTGTTGGAGGTGACATGTTTCAATCTATTCCTTCAGCTGATGCAATTCTTCTTAAG TTAGTTTTGCATGCTTATAGTGATGAAGATTGCATTAAGGTACTGAAGAAGTGTAGAGAAGCTATTTCAAGCAAAggtaaggaagggaaagtaataATCATAGACATAGTGATCAATGAGAAGAATGATAAGCGTGAATTGACAGAATCAAAGCTCCTCTTTGATCTGCTAATGATGAGTGTGGTCACTGGAAAAGAGAGGGAagaaaaagaatggaagaagctCTTCTTGGAAGCTGGATTCAGTCACTACAAGATAACACCCATATTTGGTATGAGGTCACTCATTGAAGTTTATCCTTGA